One stretch of Fictibacillus sp. b24 DNA includes these proteins:
- a CDS encoding ABC transporter ATP-binding protein gives MDQHILQIENLQVSFKKKKEKIIAVNGVSLQIEKGQTVALIGESGSGKSITSLSVLNLLPVNGSVENGSIIFNGKDLLKQSEKQMRKIRGNEISMIFQDAIASLNPGMKVGVQITEGLKYHKLLPKADLKAEALHLLEQVGFQNPAHVYNQYPEQLSGGMKQRILIAMAISCKPKLIIADEPTTSLDVTIQRQVLDLIDRYKTNLDASVLLITHDFGVVAEYADWVYVMLGGHIVESADVYTIFKNPVHPYTKALIGSIPNPENGQERLKSIQDYTFEDTGYNGRRFAPETYTYESSSFNTPSSLVEVEPLHYVRFYDSERKVVAIG, from the coding sequence ATGGATCAACATATCTTACAAATTGAGAACCTGCAAGTTTCTTTCAAAAAGAAAAAAGAAAAGATTATAGCGGTAAATGGCGTTAGTCTTCAAATAGAAAAAGGGCAGACCGTTGCACTAATTGGAGAGTCTGGATCTGGAAAGAGTATCACCTCTCTTTCGGTATTAAACCTTTTGCCTGTTAACGGCAGCGTTGAAAATGGATCCATCATTTTTAACGGTAAAGACCTTCTGAAGCAATCAGAAAAACAGATGCGGAAAATCAGAGGAAATGAGATCTCTATGATTTTTCAGGATGCCATCGCCTCCCTTAATCCTGGCATGAAGGTCGGCGTACAGATTACAGAAGGACTCAAATACCACAAGCTGCTGCCAAAAGCTGACCTTAAGGCAGAAGCTCTTCACTTGCTAGAACAGGTAGGTTTTCAAAATCCTGCCCATGTTTATAACCAATACCCCGAGCAGCTTTCAGGCGGTATGAAACAGCGTATTCTTATCGCGATGGCAATCTCGTGTAAACCGAAACTCATTATTGCTGATGAGCCTACTACCTCACTCGATGTTACGATTCAAAGGCAAGTTCTTGACCTAATCGATCGTTACAAAACGAACCTTGATGCCTCTGTTCTCTTGATTACCCATGATTTCGGCGTGGTGGCAGAGTACGCTGACTGGGTTTATGTAATGTTAGGCGGTCATATAGTGGAGTCAGCAGATGTGTATACAATATTTAAAAATCCTGTACATCCCTACACAAAGGCACTAATCGGTAGTATTCCTAATCCCGAAAATGGCCAGGAGCGCTTAAAGAGCATCCAGGATTATACGTTTGAAGATACAGGCTATAACGGCCGAAGGTTTGCGCCTGAAACGTATACTTACGAAAGCAGTTCTTTTAACACTCCCTCCTCCCTAGTTGAAGTAGAGCCGCTGCATTATGTCCGTTTCTACGATTCAGAAAGGAAGGTAGTTGCCATTGGATAA
- a CDS encoding ABC transporter ATP-binding protein, with product MDNLLLRVQNLSKYFIDNSGVHKALDGVSLNIHRGETLGVVGESGSGKTTLGRTIMRLYKPEHGQIWFEDKEITRLNEGKLRPYRKEIQMIFQNPYESLSPRMTVGEILEEPLFIQKMGSKKERTDKALSMLEKVGLPKSSYKKRIHEFSGGQRQRVGIARALMLEPKFIIADEPVSALDVSVQAQVLNLLKDLQTEMNLTCLFISHDLSVVHYMSDRVAVMYLGHLIELAPKEELYRNPIHPYTKSLLASIPVADPERRNPYREPIILPEKPLYPPQLVHVGNDHYVSANMINIKDFEIENTEKQVSFI from the coding sequence TTGGATAACCTATTGTTAAGAGTGCAGAATCTATCAAAATATTTTATAGACAACTCTGGTGTTCATAAGGCATTGGATGGTGTTTCACTAAACATTCATAGAGGAGAAACGCTTGGGGTTGTAGGTGAATCTGGTTCTGGCAAGACAACGCTTGGCCGTACAATAATGCGTCTATATAAACCAGAGCATGGACAAATATGGTTTGAAGACAAAGAGATCACTAGGCTGAATGAAGGAAAGCTTCGACCTTACCGTAAAGAAATTCAGATGATTTTTCAAAATCCATATGAATCGTTAAGCCCCCGAATGACGGTGGGAGAAATTCTTGAGGAGCCTTTATTCATTCAAAAGATGGGGTCCAAAAAAGAACGAACCGATAAAGCACTCAGCATGCTTGAAAAAGTAGGCCTTCCAAAATCTTCGTATAAAAAAAGAATTCACGAATTTTCAGGAGGTCAGCGTCAAAGGGTGGGCATTGCACGAGCCCTGATGCTAGAGCCAAAGTTTATAATTGCAGATGAGCCTGTGTCCGCTCTAGATGTCTCCGTTCAAGCTCAAGTTCTCAATCTATTAAAAGATCTGCAGACAGAGATGAATCTAACTTGCTTGTTCATCTCGCACGACTTAAGTGTGGTTCATTATATGAGTGATCGTGTTGCCGTTATGTATCTGGGCCATTTAATCGAATTAGCTCCAAAAGAGGAGTTGTATCGCAACCCGATACATCCCTATACAAAATCACTGCTCGCTTCTATCCCTGTAGCCGATCCAGAGCGGCGAAACCCATATCGTGAGCCGATCATATTGCCTGAGAAGCCGCTATATCCGCCTCAGCTGGTACACGTCGGGAACGATCATTATGTATCAGCAAATATGATCAACATTAAAGATTTTGAGATTGAGAATACTGAAAAACAGGTGAGTTTTATTTAA